The following proteins are encoded in a genomic region of Dialister hominis:
- a CDS encoding transposase produces MASLTRMEDIAKDLPEYELVGEMGGVGRVTRVALIAQIGDVRRFKNKHPLICFAGLTPSIHESGKFRASQNHIVKKGPARLRKVLYQVMMLLVMHKIPKDDAVYRFIKKKEAKGKYKKVAKVAGMAKFLRIYYGRVMHLYRDLGLAA; encoded by the coding sequence ATGGCTAGTTTAACACGAATGGAAGATATAGCCAAGGATCTGCCGGAATATGAACTCGTCGGCGAGATGGGCGGAGTCGGAAGAGTTACCAGAGTAGCGCTTATTGCCCAGATCGGAGATGTGAGACGCTTTAAAAACAAGCATCCTCTGATCTGCTTTGCAGGCCTGACCCCATCAATACATGAATCAGGGAAATTCCGAGCCTCGCAGAATCACATAGTAAAGAAAGGTCCTGCGCGGCTGCGGAAAGTATTGTATCAAGTAATGATGTTGTTAGTTATGCATAAAATCCCCAAAGATGATGCAGTATATAGGTTCATAAAGAAGAAAGAGGCAAAAGGAAAGTATAAAAAAGTAGCAAAAGTAGCAGGAATGGCTAAGTTTTTACGAATATACTACGGCCGGGTGATGCATTTGTATCGCGACTTAGGCCTTGCTGCGTAA
- a CDS encoding flavin reductase family protein, which produces MKKSFKPASWIYPQPALVIVSQDKAGETDAMVAAWGGIYDTNKIGFMLDHNHKTTDNILETGAFTVSMATLKTMAEADYFGTVSGHKVKGKIEKAGFHAVKSEHVDAPVIEEFPLTFECKVVKTTQEGEDWYIVGEIVNILADESVLTGGKLDPSLIEPLTFDPVHGTYIRLGDVAGRAWREGTKFTKE; this is translated from the coding sequence ATGAAGAAAAGTTTCAAACCCGCATCATGGATTTATCCGCAGCCGGCGCTCGTCATCGTTTCCCAGGACAAAGCAGGGGAGACTGATGCCATGGTCGCTGCCTGGGGCGGCATCTATGACACGAACAAGATTGGCTTCATGCTCGACCATAACCACAAGACGACGGACAATATCCTGGAAACCGGCGCCTTCACCGTCAGCATGGCGACCCTGAAGACGATGGCAGAAGCTGACTACTTCGGCACCGTCAGCGGCCACAAGGTAAAAGGGAAAATCGAGAAGGCAGGCTTCCATGCCGTCAAGAGCGAGCATGTAGACGCTCCTGTCATTGAAGAATTCCCGCTCACTTTCGAATGCAAGGTCGTGAAGACCACACAGGAAGGCGAAGACTGGTACATCGTAGGAGAAATCGTCAATATCCTGGCTGATGAATCCGTCCTGACCGGCGGCAAGCTCGACCCGTCTCTTATCGAACCCCTGACATTCGACCCCGTCCACGGCACCTACATCCGTTTAGGCGATGTTGCAGGCCGCGCATGGAGAGAAGGAACCAAATTCACCAAAGAATAA
- a CDS encoding AEC family transporter translates to MGFFWESAGKDLTKFTMSVALPPLMIYSLYSNFTHDQLIETAPDMLLPFASIFVAYLAGRVLAKVLNITKSRRGVFTCTCCIANAIFIGLPVNMALFGEASVPSCMLYYIANTAMFWFLGAYLIVKDAGGDHKFTVKEMLLKLRTPPLMGFITGVLLILLNIPLPHFLLTACHYVGNIATPMALIVIGIQMAHIPFSEIRLDRDLVGAMFGRFVLSPLCLFILLPFIPVSAMSAKVFLMQAGMPAMTNMTILANSVGADADYSTMINCVSLMLGIFFIPFYMYLLS, encoded by the coding sequence ATGGGTTTCTTCTGGGAGTCCGCCGGGAAAGATCTGACGAAGTTTACGATGTCAGTGGCGCTGCCGCCTCTGATGATTTACTCTTTATACTCGAATTTCACGCATGACCAGCTGATCGAAACAGCGCCGGACATGCTTCTTCCTTTTGCCTCGATTTTCGTGGCGTACCTCGCCGGCCGCGTCCTGGCCAAAGTGCTGAATATCACGAAGAGCCGCCGCGGCGTCTTCACCTGCACCTGCTGCATTGCGAATGCCATCTTCATCGGCCTTCCGGTCAATATGGCACTCTTCGGTGAAGCGAGCGTGCCTTCCTGCATGCTGTACTATATCGCAAATACCGCGATGTTCTGGTTTCTTGGCGCGTACCTCATCGTCAAGGATGCCGGCGGTGACCATAAATTCACTGTGAAGGAAATGCTCCTGAAGCTGCGCACACCGCCGCTCATGGGATTCATCACAGGCGTTCTCCTCATTCTCCTCAATATTCCGCTGCCGCACTTCCTTTTGACGGCATGCCATTACGTAGGAAATATCGCAACGCCGATGGCCCTTATCGTCATCGGGATCCAGATGGCGCATATTCCGTTCTCCGAGATCCGTCTCGACCGCGATCTTGTGGGCGCGATGTTCGGGCGCTTCGTCCTTTCACCGCTCTGCCTTTTCATCCTGCTGCCGTTCATTCCGGTCAGCGCGATGTCCGCGAAGGTCTTCCTCATGCAGGCAGGCATGCCGGCTATGACGAACATGACGATTCTCGCCAATTCCGTCGGCGCCGATGCTGATTACTCGACGATGATCAACTGCGTCTCCCTGATGCTGGGGATCTTCTTCATTCCCTTTTATATGTACCTCCTCTCCTGA
- a CDS encoding LysR family transcriptional regulator, which yields MNLEFYKNFIAIVEAGGLNKASRQIHVAQPALTRQLQLMEKEYGAALVDPRRGRHSLKLTEAGWIFYRQAKQIYETDQTTHAEIEALTAGLTGTLRISVFPSYAPFLFQKIIPQFHEKYPDLCFRIRESYHTTLVDDIRTGVSEIGIANAPLPDPSFFKILRKEECQIMIAGPKGSPLLAENETITPDMLAGQPLAVSRSTEEIIKKLFRSHNIVPRILFSLDTRSSAMDAAESKMAFGIVVRDEGDIYPTETLTFRPLAMPDVPIGKTFFCQKGHRLSKAMEEFLAAFPETAEIEE from the coding sequence TTGAATCTGGAATTTTACAAAAATTTCATTGCGATCGTCGAGGCGGGGGGCCTCAATAAGGCATCGCGCCAGATCCATGTCGCACAGCCTGCACTGACCCGTCAGCTCCAGCTGATGGAAAAAGAATACGGGGCTGCGCTCGTCGACCCAAGAAGAGGCCGGCACAGTTTGAAACTCACGGAAGCCGGATGGATCTTCTATCGCCAGGCAAAACAGATTTATGAGACAGACCAGACAACGCACGCGGAAATCGAAGCGCTCACAGCAGGCCTCACAGGCACCCTGCGCATCAGCGTCTTCCCGTCGTACGCGCCTTTCCTGTTCCAGAAAATCATTCCGCAGTTCCATGAGAAATACCCGGACCTCTGCTTCCGCATCCGCGAATCCTATCACACTACGCTCGTCGACGACATCCGCACCGGCGTCTCTGAAATAGGCATCGCCAATGCGCCGCTTCCTGATCCGTCCTTCTTTAAGATCCTCAGAAAGGAAGAATGCCAGATCATGATCGCAGGCCCGAAGGGAAGCCCGCTTCTTGCAGAAAACGAGACCATCACGCCCGACATGCTCGCCGGACAGCCTCTCGCCGTCAGCAGAAGCACCGAAGAAATCATCAAGAAACTCTTCCGCTCCCACAACATCGTCCCGAGAATCCTCTTCTCCCTCGACACACGCTCCTCCGCCATGGACGCCGCTGAAAGCAAAATGGCATTCGGCATCGTCGTCAGGGACGAAGGCGATATCTATCCGACAGAAACCCTCACCTTCCGTCCGCTCGCCATGCCAGACGTACCGATTGGAAAGACCTTCTTCTGCCAGAAAGGCCACCGCCTGAGCAAAGCCATGGAAGAATTCCTGGCAGCATTCCCGGAAACCGCTGAAATCGAAGAATAA
- a CDS encoding ATP-dependent 6-phosphofructokinase: protein MKRLAVLTSGGDAPGMNAAVRAVVRTALALGCQIYGIYRGYAGLLDDDFVRMESSSVSGVVLHGGTMLKTARCKEFLEEENQIKAAETLKHRGIDGLVVVGGDGSIKGAEVLSKLGISTVTIPGTIDNDMHGTDETIGHDTAVNAVVSAVSRIRDTASAHNRAAIVEVMGRFAGNIALDSGLACGAEYILVPEVPFSREKLARSLKRQMEEGRTNSIIICAEGADDGRALGEWLKERTDIDICTTILGFIQRGGQPSAKDAILGSTLGAAAVKALLDGETAALVGMWEGKVRKVSYEDAKHIKKPFNQKLYDLAEMLGAAQVEGNIRESGL from the coding sequence ATGAAAAGACTAGCTGTGCTCACAAGCGGCGGAGATGCGCCGGGCATGAATGCGGCCGTACGGGCGGTCGTAAGGACAGCCCTGGCGCTTGGATGCCAGATTTATGGAATATACAGAGGCTATGCAGGACTTCTGGACGATGACTTCGTCCGCATGGAATCCTCCTCCGTGAGCGGCGTTGTCCTCCATGGCGGCACCATGCTGAAAACGGCCAGATGCAAGGAATTCTTGGAAGAAGAAAACCAGATCAAAGCGGCAGAAACGCTGAAGCATAGAGGCATCGACGGCCTCGTCGTCGTAGGCGGGGACGGCTCCATCAAAGGCGCCGAAGTCCTTTCGAAACTGGGCATTTCGACCGTCACCATTCCGGGCACTATCGATAACGACATGCACGGCACCGATGAAACCATCGGTCACGATACCGCCGTGAATGCCGTCGTATCCGCTGTCAGCCGCATCCGCGACACCGCCAGCGCCCACAACCGTGCTGCCATCGTCGAAGTCATGGGACGCTTTGCAGGAAACATCGCCTTAGACTCAGGCCTTGCCTGCGGCGCCGAATACATCCTCGTCCCTGAAGTTCCCTTCAGCCGCGAGAAACTCGCCAGAAGCCTCAAACGACAGATGGAAGAGGGCAGGACGAACAGCATCATCATCTGCGCAGAAGGCGCCGATGACGGAAGAGCCCTCGGCGAATGGCTCAAGGAACGCACTGACATCGACATCTGCACCACTATCTTGGGCTTCATCCAGAGAGGCGGCCAGCCAAGCGCCAAAGACGCCATCCTTGGATCCACCCTGGGAGCCGCAGCCGTCAAAGCACTCCTTGATGGAGAAACAGCCGCCCTCGTCGGTATGTGGGAAGGCAAAGTCAGAAAAGTATCCTACGAAGATGCAAAACATATAAAGAAACCCTTCAACCAGAAACTCTACGACCTGGCAGAAATGCTTGGCGCAGCCCAGGTAGAAGGAAACATAAGAGAATCAGGACTGTAA
- a CDS encoding shikimate kinase, with product MKKRNIVLIGPMGTGKSRAARILADGLDWQLADTDRMMEKDTGMRIAEYYQSAGPDAFTAKEKEIINRVRFYHEAVIAMGGNYPMTEEKFHLLSEHGVVILLYAKPFRLAERVRRRIGKRPTMDYSDVDGYVRQMLRKWTKWRDRVDLVINTTNCHPEQTALMIARYIDKHNIGFAARRGPGYPGREEHTEKRERNGRPSSHGRRSQ from the coding sequence ATGAAAAAGAGAAATATAGTTCTGATCGGTCCCATGGGGACAGGAAAGAGCCGCGCGGCGAGGATTCTCGCTGACGGCCTGGACTGGCAGCTGGCCGATACGGACCGCATGATGGAAAAGGACACGGGGATGCGCATCGCCGAGTACTACCAGAGTGCGGGGCCGGATGCGTTCACTGCCAAGGAAAAGGAAATCATCAACAGAGTGCGCTTCTACCATGAGGCGGTGATTGCGATGGGCGGAAATTATCCCATGACGGAGGAGAAATTTCATCTCCTCTCCGAGCATGGTGTCGTCATCCTGCTCTATGCGAAACCATTCCGCCTGGCCGAGCGCGTGAGGCGCCGCATCGGGAAACGTCCGACGATGGACTACTCCGATGTGGACGGATACGTCCGTCAGATGCTGAGGAAATGGACGAAATGGAGAGACAGGGTCGATCTTGTCATCAATACGACGAACTGCCATCCGGAACAGACAGCGCTCATGATTGCGCGCTACATTGACAAGCACAATATAGGATTTGCAGCACGGCGGGGACCGGGGTATCCCGGCCGTGAGGAACATACCGAGAAGAGAGAGCGGAACGGCCGGCCCTCTTCCCATGGGAGAAGATCCCAGTAG
- a CDS encoding type II secretion system protein produces the protein MKRKGFLLLEALISLFILTSLALSIFPLATETARVIDSLARRGRLSSEALSVSDYMTEKIRNGSRMAQAPVSGDRYTYYDLNERDVEARYTFYIDREKLKLLLYNGLSEPVTGEKTGTGETIIFSPSEDPVFSQEMGALHLHFLMEHKNGIDQVDCETSVIPYADLYKKGQPYV, from the coding sequence ATGAAGCGAAAAGGATTTCTTCTTCTGGAAGCTCTGATTTCCCTCTTCATACTGACCTCGCTGGCGCTTTCAATCTTCCCGCTGGCCACGGAGACGGCGCGGGTGATCGATAGCCTTGCAAGGCGCGGACGGCTTTCGAGCGAGGCGCTCTCGGTTTCCGACTACATGACGGAAAAGATCAGGAACGGCAGTCGGATGGCACAGGCACCGGTCTCCGGCGACCGGTACACGTACTACGATCTGAATGAAAGGGACGTCGAGGCACGGTATACGTTTTATATCGACAGGGAAAAGCTGAAGCTTCTCCTCTACAACGGCCTTTCGGAACCGGTAACGGGCGAGAAGACGGGAACGGGCGAGACGATCATTTTCTCGCCGTCTGAGGATCCGGTATTTTCCCAGGAAATGGGCGCGCTGCATCTTCATTTCCTGATGGAGCATAAGAACGGGATCGACCAGGTGGACTGCGAGACGTCGGTCATTCCTTATGCGGATTTGTATAAGAAGGGGCAGCCGTATGTGTAG
- a CDS encoding pilus assembly FimT family protein, translating to MAVPSLSDWQEERQLDLAAEELASAIREAETEARSETSRYGNVVARTYFFCAQDGDHVSYFTRKGTTTIRPKGSFPENIRGTGNLNLTLRKDGYAGESSKYSMYLRTKDGKYARQIVVAAYTGRVRIVRDA from the coding sequence ATGGCGGTCCCCTCGCTTTCCGACTGGCAGGAGGAGCGGCAGCTCGATCTGGCGGCCGAAGAGCTGGCCTCGGCCATCCGTGAGGCAGAGACAGAGGCAAGGAGCGAGACGTCGCGGTATGGAAATGTCGTGGCGCGGACGTACTTTTTCTGTGCGCAGGACGGCGATCACGTCTCGTATTTCACAAGAAAGGGCACGACGACGATCCGCCCGAAAGGCTCGTTTCCTGAAAACATCCGCGGAACGGGAAATCTGAACCTGACGCTCCGCAAAGACGGCTATGCCGGGGAGAGCAGCAAGTATTCGATGTATTTGAGGACGAAGGACGGAAAGTATGCGCGCCAGATCGTGGTGGCGGCGTACACGGGACGCGTTCGGATCGTGAGGGACGCATGA
- a CDS encoding prepilin peptidase: MRSGVEDRLLWENVWQGGRGFLLLVISCALYAGLLFMTEGKARFLLPFLLFFPAMEDRRTGYISDGWSALLLLCGLLTSYEAGMIYFGILSASLAGGVFFVLRLASGGGAGEGDIFLSAAIASWLSPVGTLGFLWAASASCALFSLPLLISGRRSLDDGIRFAPFLAAGGIAAFFFEETGLTLLAASWLCSR, translated from the coding sequence ATGAGAAGCGGAGTGGAAGACCGGTTATTGTGGGAGAATGTCTGGCAGGGCGGGAGAGGATTCCTTCTGCTCGTGATTTCGTGCGCCCTGTATGCGGGTCTTCTTTTCATGACGGAGGGGAAGGCCCGTTTTCTGCTGCCATTTTTGCTCTTCTTCCCCGCGATGGAGGACAGGCGGACGGGGTATATTTCGGACGGCTGGAGCGCGCTTCTTCTTCTCTGCGGTCTTCTGACTTCGTATGAAGCGGGGATGATTTACTTTGGTATCCTTTCGGCATCGCTGGCCGGCGGTGTTTTCTTCGTGCTGCGCCTGGCGTCCGGCGGAGGCGCAGGCGAGGGAGATATATTCCTCTCCGCTGCGATTGCATCCTGGCTTTCGCCGGTGGGAACGCTCGGTTTCCTCTGGGCCGCATCGGCATCATGCGCGCTCTTTTCCCTGCCTCTTTTGATTTCAGGAAGGAGGTCGCTTGATGACGGGATCCGTTTCGCGCCGTTCCTTGCTGCCGGAGGGATCGCGGCTTTCTTCTTCGAGGAAACGGGGCTTACGCTTCTGGCGGCATCGTGGCTTTGTTCTCGCTGA
- a CDS encoding type II secretion system protein: MENYKGSGLGRKRKGFMLLELIIVVAIVGILSAVAMPDILGMTNDAKAARIQADLSAIGTASEMYYVKNGEYPTALSQLVDTTGANGYLKKIPEPPDKSVTYTMGSKGEVTAVFNSVTYSSYGTTSTSTQQS, encoded by the coding sequence ATGGAAAATTACAAGGGCAGTGGATTGGGAAGGAAAAGGAAAGGTTTCATGCTCCTAGAGCTCATCATCGTCGTGGCGATTGTGGGGATTTTGTCGGCGGTGGCTATGCCGGATATCCTTGGCATGACAAATGATGCGAAGGCGGCTCGTATTCAGGCGGATCTGTCGGCGATCGGAACGGCGTCAGAGATGTATTACGTGAAGAATGGCGAGTACCCGACGGCGCTTTCGCAGCTGGTGGATACGACAGGGGCGAATGGGTATCTGAAAAAAATACCGGAGCCGCCGGATAAGAGTGTGACGTACACGATGGGTTCCAAAGGTGAAGTGACGGCTGTTTTCAATTCTGTGACGTACTCGTCTTACGGAACGACGAGCACAAGTACGCAGCAGTCGTAA